In Nicotiana tabacum cultivar K326 chromosome 19, ASM71507v2, whole genome shotgun sequence, one DNA window encodes the following:
- the LOC107816495 gene encoding uncharacterized protein LOC107816495 isoform X1, translating into MAASDSNRSLVSELEAMGFSEARATKALHSSGNSSLEDAVNWIIDHENDADIDEMPMVHVDIIETPSAAFDSEQVKLKAQELRERARKRREEEEKKLEREREKERIRAGKELLATKRLAEENERKRFEAQWKAEKKEERRAWERIRQKLQQDMVERRASLGSSMNSSTSSKFIETSRRELKKPLKVDSPASSGNSTTKKEVLMECLRSLRRQHEEEDAKVQRAFNALLVYVRNVVSNPDEGKFRKIRLSNPAFQARVGIFKEGVQFLELCGFERVEGSSFLVLPRNKVDMALLRSAGMVLHSAITNPFFGLLSK; encoded by the exons ATGGCTGCTTCTGACAGTAACAGAAGCTTGGTAAGTGAACTTGAAGCAATGGGGTTTTCAGAGGCTCGAGCCACCAAGGCTCTTCATTCTTCTG GTAATTCAAGCCTTGAGGATGCAGTAAATTGGATTATTGATCATGAGAATGATGCAGACATTGATGAGATGCCCATG GTTCATGTGGACATTATTGAAACTCCTAGTGCTGCTTTTGATTCGGAACAAGTAAAGTTGAAAGCACAAGAGCTAAG GGAACGAGCACGCAAGAGGAGagaagaggaagagaaaaagCTGGAAAGGGAAAGGGAGAAG GAAAGGATACGTGCTGGCAAAGAACTGCTTGCAACAAAGCGACTGGCTGAGGAAAATGAGAGGAAACG CTTTGAAGCACAATGGAAGgccgaaaaaaaagaagagagaagggCATGGGAGAGAATTCGTCAAAAACTGCAGCAGGACATG GTAGAAAGGAGGGCTAGCCTTGGTTCTTCTATGAATAGCTCTACATCTTCAAAATTCATCGAAACCTCAAGGCGGGAATTAAAG AAGCCATTGAAAGTTGACTCTCCCGCATCATCTGGCAACTCCACTACAAAGAAAGAGGTTTTGATGGAATGCTTAAGATCTCTCAGGCGTCAGCATGAG GAGGAGGATGCCAAAGTGCAACGGGCCTTCAATGCTCTGTTAGTTTATGTTAGAAATGTTGTTAGCAATCCTGATGAAGGAAAGTTCAGGAAGATCCGGCTCAGTAATCCAGCTTTCCAG GCTAGAGTTGGAATTTTCAAAGAAGGCGTGCAGTTTCTGGAGCTCTGTGGgtttgaaagagttgaaggaagtAGTTTTTTGGTGTTGCCTAGAAACAAGGTCGATATGGCGCTACTGAGATCAGCTGGCATGGTTTTGCACTCTGCCATTACAAATCCCTTCTTTGGGCTACTCTCAAAGTAA
- the LOC107816495 gene encoding uncharacterized protein LOC107816495 isoform X2 codes for MAASDSNRSLVSELEAMGFSEARATKALHSSGNSSLEDAVNWIIDHENDADIDEMPMVHVDIIETPSAAFDSEQVKLKAQELRERARKRREEEEKKLEREREKERIRAGKELLATKRLAEENERKRFEAQWKAEKKEERRAWERIRQKLQQDMVERRASLGSSMNSSTSSKFIETSRRELKPLKVDSPASSGNSTTKKEVLMECLRSLRRQHEEEDAKVQRAFNALLVYVRNVVSNPDEGKFRKIRLSNPAFQARVGIFKEGVQFLELCGFERVEGSSFLVLPRNKVDMALLRSAGMVLHSAITNPFFGLLSK; via the exons ATGGCTGCTTCTGACAGTAACAGAAGCTTGGTAAGTGAACTTGAAGCAATGGGGTTTTCAGAGGCTCGAGCCACCAAGGCTCTTCATTCTTCTG GTAATTCAAGCCTTGAGGATGCAGTAAATTGGATTATTGATCATGAGAATGATGCAGACATTGATGAGATGCCCATG GTTCATGTGGACATTATTGAAACTCCTAGTGCTGCTTTTGATTCGGAACAAGTAAAGTTGAAAGCACAAGAGCTAAG GGAACGAGCACGCAAGAGGAGagaagaggaagagaaaaagCTGGAAAGGGAAAGGGAGAAG GAAAGGATACGTGCTGGCAAAGAACTGCTTGCAACAAAGCGACTGGCTGAGGAAAATGAGAGGAAACG CTTTGAAGCACAATGGAAGgccgaaaaaaaagaagagagaagggCATGGGAGAGAATTCGTCAAAAACTGCAGCAGGACATG GTAGAAAGGAGGGCTAGCCTTGGTTCTTCTATGAATAGCTCTACATCTTCAAAATTCATCGAAACCTCAAGGCGGGAATTAAAG CCATTGAAAGTTGACTCTCCCGCATCATCTGGCAACTCCACTACAAAGAAAGAGGTTTTGATGGAATGCTTAAGATCTCTCAGGCGTCAGCATGAG GAGGAGGATGCCAAAGTGCAACGGGCCTTCAATGCTCTGTTAGTTTATGTTAGAAATGTTGTTAGCAATCCTGATGAAGGAAAGTTCAGGAAGATCCGGCTCAGTAATCCAGCTTTCCAG GCTAGAGTTGGAATTTTCAAAGAAGGCGTGCAGTTTCTGGAGCTCTGTGGgtttgaaagagttgaaggaagtAGTTTTTTGGTGTTGCCTAGAAACAAGGTCGATATGGCGCTACTGAGATCAGCTGGCATGGTTTTGCACTCTGCCATTACAAATCCCTTCTTTGGGCTACTCTCAAAGTAA